In Bacteroidota bacterium, one DNA window encodes the following:
- a CDS encoding DUF2490 domain-containing protein yields the protein MILRVIYTLLLFFSTLVGFSQTKDASVWIGNSFEVDINKKIAATITEEIRFDENISELGTFFTDIGLEGKLSKKMSLGVNYRNIRRRRLDDSYALRHRFYADVNIRQKTERITFTYRLRYEMQYSNIAAADFGSSGDGFTARNRIRNRVGVRLNTEKKVKPYFTIELFNYPKTYQFDMRYNAGIDYKMSKKYALTFFYQLNNEFGVNNPQSDYTIGVGQKFSL from the coding sequence ATGATACTGCGAGTTATATATACACTACTTCTTTTTTTTAGCACGTTGGTAGGCTTTTCGCAAACCAAAGATGCAAGCGTTTGGATTGGAAATTCGTTTGAGGTTGATATTAATAAAAAAATTGCCGCAACAATTACAGAGGAAATTAGATTTGATGAAAACATTTCTGAGTTGGGTACTTTTTTTACTGATATTGGATTAGAAGGAAAGCTGAGTAAAAAAATGTCACTTGGCGTGAATTATAGAAACATCAGAAGGCGCAGGTTGGACGATTCGTATGCCTTGCGCCACCGATTTTATGCTGATGTAAACATTCGCCAAAAAACGGAACGAATTACATTTACGTATCGATTGCGTTACGAGATGCAGTACAGTAATATTGCTGCTGCTGATTTTGGTTCGTCAGGAGATGGATTTACGGCAAGAAACAGAATAAGAAATAGAGTAGGTGTTCGATTGAATACTGAGAAAAAAGTAAAACCGTATTTTACAATAGAACTGTTTAATTATCCTAAAACTTATCAGTTTGATATGCGCTATAATGCGGGAATAGACTATAAGATGAGTAAAAAATATGCACTTACTTTCTTTTATCAACTCAATAATGAGTTTGGGGTTAATAATCCGCAAAGCGATTATACTATTGGCGTTGGTCAAAAGTTTAGT
- a CDS encoding DUF4956 domain-containing protein: MLLDILSEPAVKDGITLFEKLSFKFFIRLAIDIVAVFVLVRFIYYPNYKKKEFFFTFFIFNLIIFLISFLLNKVEMSLGAAFGLFAVFSMLRYRTEGISLKDMTYLFLAISIGLITAITKGNLDELALLNFIILGFTYLLESDLVIKKEFSKQIVYENIENIKPENKTQLLLDLERRTGLKIVRISILKIDFLKDVAIIQVFYYE, encoded by the coding sequence ATGCTGCTTGATATACTAAGTGAACCTGCCGTGAAAGACGGTATAACATTATTCGAGAAATTATCGTTCAAGTTTTTTATAAGACTGGCAATAGATATTGTTGCAGTATTTGTATTGGTTCGATTTATTTATTACCCCAACTACAAAAAGAAAGAATTTTTCTTTACGTTTTTTATTTTCAATCTAATTATATTTTTAATATCATTTTTGCTGAATAAGGTGGAAATGTCGTTGGGAGCGGCCTTTGGACTATTTGCTGTTTTTTCAATGTTGCGTTATCGAACAGAAGGAATATCGTTAAAAGATATGACCTATCTGTTTTTAGCCATCTCCATTGGGTTGATAACCGCCATTACCAAAGGCAACTTAGATGAATTGGCGCTGCTCAATTTTATTATACTAGGGTTTACCTATTTGCTGGAAAGCGACTTGGTAATAAAGAAAGAGTTTTCAAAACAAATTGTATATGAGAACATTGAAAATATTAAGCCGGAGAACAAAACGCAGTTATTGCTCGATTTGGAAAGGCGTACAGGATTAAAGATTGTACGTATTTCTATTTTGAAAATAGATTTTTTGAAAGATGTAGCTATTATACAAGTGTTTTATTACGAATGA